One Pieris napi chromosome 13, ilPieNapi1.2, whole genome shotgun sequence genomic window carries:
- the LOC125055241 gene encoding MAP kinase-activated protein kinase 2 isoform X2, whose translation MNFPKTPKTTPITDDYDISSTVLGLGINGKVVECKEKKTGMRRALKVLHDSPKARREVDLHWTGSGCMHIVEIVDAYDNTYGGRRCLLVVMECMDGGELFQRIQDNREGAFTERQAAEIMHSICVAVRYLHDSNIAHRDIKPENLLYTTTEPNAILKLTDFGFAKQTLNHTDTLQTPCYTPYYVAPEVLGPEKYDKSCDIWSLGVVMYILLCGFPPFYSNHGLAISPGMKKRIRLGQYDFPEPEWSNVSSDAKNLIRGMLSVDPAKRLTIQQVMASPWIRQYTQVPQTPLYTDSILRDTNEAWAEVQDEMTRSLATMRVDYDQVQIKSLEQSNNSLLNKRRNKVGA comes from the exons GTGGTTGAATGCAAGGAAAAGAAAACTGGTATGCGCCGGGCATTGAAGGTGTTACATGATAGCCCGAAAGCCAGGCGAGAAGTTGATCTCCATTGGACTGGAAGTGGGTGTATGCATATCGTAGAA ATCGTTGATGCATACGATAATACGTATGGTGGTAGGCGGTGTCTGCTAGTTGTGATGGAGTGTATGGATGGAGGGGAGCTCTTCCAGAGAATCCAGGATAATCGGGAAGGTGCATTTACGGAAAGGCAGGCAGCTGAG ATTATGCACTCAATATGCGTAGCAGTACGCTACCTACACGACTCAAATATTGCACATCGGGACATCAAACCCGAGAACCTGCTCTACACAACCACAGAGCCCAACGCTATACTCAAACTCACGGATTTTGGCTTCGCAAAACAAACGCTGAATCACACGGACACATTACAAACACCTTGTTATACACCATACTATGTTGCGCCGGAG gtTCTGGGTCCAGAGAAATATGACAAATCGTGCGATATCTGGTCGTTAGGTGTAGTGATGTATATACTACTGTGTGGGTTCCCACCGTTTTACTCGAATCATGGTCTTGCCATATCGCCAGGAATGAAAAAG cGAATAAGACTAGGACAGTATGACTTCCCGGAGCCTGAATGGTCGAACGTCTCTTCAGACGCCAAGAACCTTATACGTGGAATGCTGTCTGTGGATCCGGCAAAGCGGCTTACAATACAACAG gTGATGGCTAGCCCTTGGATCCGTCAGTACACCCAAGTGCCCCAAACTCCATTGTACACGGACTCAATACTGCGGGACACGAATGAGGCGTGGGCCGAAGTGCAGGACGAGATGACCAGGTCATTGGCCACGATGCGAGTCGATTATGACCAG GTGCAAATAAAATCCTTGGAGCAAAGCAATAACTCACTACTTAACAAGCGGAGGAATAAAGTCGGTGCCTAA
- the LOC125055241 gene encoding MAP kinase-activated protein kinase 2 isoform X1, whose translation MNFPKTPKTTPITDDYDISSTVLGLGINGKVVECKEKKTGMRRALKVLHDSPKARREVDLHWTGSGCMHIVEIVDAYDNTYGGRRCLLVVMECMDGGELFQRIQDNREGAFTERQAAEIMHSICVAVRYLHDSNIAHRDIKPENLLYTTTEPNAILKLTDFGFAKQTLNHTDTLQTPCYTPYYVAPEVLGPEKYDKSCDIWSLGVVMYILLCGFPPFYSNHGLAISPGMKKRIRLGQYDFPEPEWSNVSSDAKNLIRGMLSVDPAKRLTIQQVMASPWIRQYTQVPQTPLYTDSILRDTNEAWAEVQDEMTRSLATMRVDYDQVVQIKSLEQSNNSLLNKRRNKVGA comes from the exons GTGGTTGAATGCAAGGAAAAGAAAACTGGTATGCGCCGGGCATTGAAGGTGTTACATGATAGCCCGAAAGCCAGGCGAGAAGTTGATCTCCATTGGACTGGAAGTGGGTGTATGCATATCGTAGAA ATCGTTGATGCATACGATAATACGTATGGTGGTAGGCGGTGTCTGCTAGTTGTGATGGAGTGTATGGATGGAGGGGAGCTCTTCCAGAGAATCCAGGATAATCGGGAAGGTGCATTTACGGAAAGGCAGGCAGCTGAG ATTATGCACTCAATATGCGTAGCAGTACGCTACCTACACGACTCAAATATTGCACATCGGGACATCAAACCCGAGAACCTGCTCTACACAACCACAGAGCCCAACGCTATACTCAAACTCACGGATTTTGGCTTCGCAAAACAAACGCTGAATCACACGGACACATTACAAACACCTTGTTATACACCATACTATGTTGCGCCGGAG gtTCTGGGTCCAGAGAAATATGACAAATCGTGCGATATCTGGTCGTTAGGTGTAGTGATGTATATACTACTGTGTGGGTTCCCACCGTTTTACTCGAATCATGGTCTTGCCATATCGCCAGGAATGAAAAAG cGAATAAGACTAGGACAGTATGACTTCCCGGAGCCTGAATGGTCGAACGTCTCTTCAGACGCCAAGAACCTTATACGTGGAATGCTGTCTGTGGATCCGGCAAAGCGGCTTACAATACAACAG gTGATGGCTAGCCCTTGGATCCGTCAGTACACCCAAGTGCCCCAAACTCCATTGTACACGGACTCAATACTGCGGGACACGAATGAGGCGTGGGCCGAAGTGCAGGACGAGATGACCAGGTCATTGGCCACGATGCGAGTCGATTATGACCAGGTA GTGCAAATAAAATCCTTGGAGCAAAGCAATAACTCACTACTTAACAAGCGGAGGAATAAAGTCGGTGCCTAA